A single genomic interval of Phycisphaerae bacterium harbors:
- a CDS encoding DegT/DnrJ/EryC1/StrS family aminotransferase: MAAQLAIHGGTPVRTKPFPSWPVYGQPEEQAVLRALRSGKWGKLDGVEVAAFERDFARYQGARHGIAVLNGTVAIQVALMAAGIKPGDEVIVPPYTFLATATAVVTSNATPVFADIELDTFNIDPKAIEALITSRTRAIIPVHFAGLPADMDAIMAIARRHNLVVIEDAAHAHAAEYKGRRAGSIGHMGTFSFQSSKNLTAGEGGFITTNDPALAEACREIHNCGRREGHAWYEHFVIAANFRLSEIQGALLNAQLQRLEEQARRRWENGRYLTEQLGQIPGIKPQKIIPECTRHAFHLYCFRIDAQELGAPRQAFLEALAAEGIPDFGGYPLPLYKQRVFLDRAFGPFDGCRGIDYAKTCCPNCEKICYEQGGWLEHRMLLGTREDMDDIVAAFRKVYENRSRLQG; the protein is encoded by the coding sequence ATGGCAGCCCAACTCGCGATTCACGGTGGCACACCGGTCAGAACAAAGCCGTTCCCTTCCTGGCCGGTCTACGGACAACCCGAGGAACAGGCCGTCCTGCGAGCCCTGCGCAGCGGCAAGTGGGGCAAGCTCGACGGGGTCGAGGTCGCCGCATTCGAGCGGGATTTCGCGCGATACCAGGGTGCCCGGCACGGCATCGCCGTCCTCAACGGTACAGTCGCGATCCAAGTCGCCCTCATGGCCGCCGGTATCAAACCGGGCGATGAAGTCATTGTCCCGCCCTACACCTTCTTGGCGACGGCCACCGCAGTCGTGACCTCCAATGCCACGCCGGTCTTCGCCGATATCGAGCTGGACACGTTCAATATCGACCCCAAGGCGATCGAGGCCCTGATCACCTCGCGCACCAGGGCCATTATTCCGGTCCACTTCGCCGGTCTGCCGGCCGACATGGATGCGATCATGGCCATTGCCAGGCGCCACAACCTGGTGGTCATCGAAGACGCCGCCCACGCCCACGCGGCCGAGTACAAGGGGCGCCGCGCCGGGTCCATCGGTCACATGGGAACATTCTCTTTCCAATCCAGCAAGAACCTCACCGCCGGTGAAGGCGGTTTCATCACCACCAACGACCCCGCGCTGGCCGAGGCCTGTCGCGAAATTCATAACTGCGGGCGGCGCGAGGGCCATGCGTGGTACGAGCATTTCGTGATTGCGGCGAACTTCCGGCTGAGCGAGATCCAGGGTGCTTTGCTCAACGCACAGCTCCAACGGCTGGAGGAACAGGCCCGACGCCGATGGGAGAACGGCCGGTACCTCACCGAACAGCTCGGCCAGATCCCCGGAATCAAGCCGCAGAAGATCATCCCGGAGTGCACGCGCCACGCGTTTCACTTGTACTGCTTCCGCATCGACGCCCAGGAACTCGGGGCTCCCAGGCAGGCATTTCTTGAGGCGCTTGCGGCCGAAGGAATCCCTGACTTCGGAGGCTACCCGCTGCCCCTTTATAAGCAGCGGGTGTTCTTGGACCGCGCGTTCGGCCCCTTCGACGGCTGCCGCGGCATCGACTACGCAAAAACCTGTTGCCCGAACTGCGAGAAGATCTGCTACGAACAGGGCGGGTGGCTTGAACACCGAATGCTGCTGGGCACGCGCGAGGACATGGACGATATTGTCGCCGCGTTCCGCAAGGTATACGAAAACCGCAGCCGACTGCAGGGCTGA